From Cellvibrio zantedeschiae, the proteins below share one genomic window:
- a CDS encoding lactonase family protein: MLYSKHFFGYALCLALSLGISSIAHASNVKLITGGYTDKGGEGVYGLSFDTNTNQFGAPQLLAKNNNPSFGLKNNNLWYFVDETNEGQLLTYSKNEKNELTLLQKLSVAGASPCYIAKRKDGKYIAVANYSSGSLSVFELDKNGVPNGQPQVKQQQGTGPNSQRQEAAHAHWAGWSQLNDAKKTTGIYVVDLGVDKIFWYPQNAKGILEEGQVAFSAAPGDGPRHLAIYPNKPWVYVLNELSNTLSFTQQDNNGRLTEIQKISTLPSNFKGKNTAAHIVISANGKHIYTSNRGDENSISVFDIAADGKLTLTQTISSQGKVPRFFLILEDTKKILVANQESNNLVVMNILANGQLEYTGAQTKVPKPTFIGLE, encoded by the coding sequence ATGCTATATAGTAAGCACTTTTTCGGTTACGCCCTATGCCTCGCACTTAGCTTAGGCATTTCTTCAATCGCTCACGCCTCAAACGTCAAACTCATTACGGGTGGCTATACCGACAAAGGTGGCGAAGGTGTTTACGGCTTAAGTTTTGATACAAATACAAACCAATTCGGCGCGCCGCAATTATTAGCAAAAAATAATAATCCATCCTTCGGGCTCAAAAATAATAATCTCTGGTACTTTGTTGACGAAACCAATGAAGGCCAGTTATTGACATACAGTAAGAACGAAAAAAATGAATTAACCCTTTTACAAAAGCTATCCGTTGCAGGTGCATCGCCCTGTTACATCGCCAAGCGCAAAGATGGAAAATATATTGCAGTCGCTAACTACAGTTCTGGCAGTTTGTCCGTCTTTGAATTAGATAAAAATGGTGTACCCAATGGACAACCACAAGTTAAACAACAACAAGGCACTGGTCCAAATAGCCAACGTCAGGAAGCAGCGCATGCACATTGGGCCGGCTGGTCACAATTAAATGATGCGAAAAAAACGACAGGTATTTACGTTGTAGATTTGGGTGTAGATAAAATATTTTGGTATCCACAAAATGCCAAAGGTATTTTAGAAGAAGGCCAAGTAGCGTTCAGTGCAGCACCTGGCGATGGCCCTCGTCACTTGGCGATTTATCCAAACAAACCTTGGGTATATGTACTCAATGAATTAAGCAATACCTTGTCGTTTACACAACAAGACAACAATGGTCGCTTAACGGAAATTCAAAAAATATCTACCCTGCCCTCAAACTTCAAAGGCAAAAATACCGCAGCTCACATTGTCATTAGCGCCAATGGAAAACACATCTACACATCAAATCGCGGCGATGAAAATAGTATTTCCGTATTTGATATTGCCGCCGACGGAAAACTAACCTTAACGCAAACTATTAGCAGCCAAGGCAAAGTCCCACGTTTCTTCCTGATATTAGAAGACACGAAAAAAATTCTAGTCGCCAATCAGGAATCAAATAACCTGGTTGTTATGAATATACTTGCCAACGGACAGCTCGAATATACAGGCGCACAAACAAAGGTGCCTAAACCAACTTTCATCGGTCTGGAATAA
- a CDS encoding DUF2199 domain-containing protein: protein MSVKYKCSCCDEIIEGIPTFAWQKPLAYFEVPQEEREKIFLTEDLCVIEDKWFFVRGCIEIPVIGSEEPFIWGVWVSLSEANFMEFQKLLEMKERENFGPYFGWLNASIPVYPETENLKTMLHIRNNGIRPFIELEETDHPLSIEQKNGISIERVSELYAAIAHRK from the coding sequence GTGAGCGTAAAATATAAATGTAGTTGCTGCGATGAAATTATTGAGGGTATACCAACTTTTGCTTGGCAAAAGCCATTGGCATATTTTGAAGTTCCACAAGAAGAGCGTGAAAAAATATTTTTAACTGAAGATTTATGTGTTATTGAAGACAAATGGTTCTTTGTTCGTGGTTGCATTGAAATACCTGTCATAGGTTCAGAAGAGCCTTTCATATGGGGCGTCTGGGTTTCGTTAAGTGAAGCCAACTTCATGGAGTTTCAAAAGCTCTTGGAAATGAAAGAGCGTGAAAATTTTGGTCCTTATTTTGGTTGGCTGAACGCTTCTATTCCGGTTTATCCTGAAACTGAAAACCTAAAAACTATGCTCCATATTCGTAATAACGGAATCAGGCCGTTTATTGAGTTGGAAGAAACAGATCATCCACTTTCAATAGAGCAAAAAAATGGCATTTCTATAGAACGGGTATCCGAACTATACGCTGCAATTGCACACAGAAAGTAA